The Arthrobacter sp. D5-1 genome segment CCAGGATCAGGTTGGACTTGGTCACCATGCCCAAATCACGGCCCTGCGTGATGACATCAAGGGACCGCTCGTACCGGAACGCCGGACGGATCCGCTTGAAAATCCTCGGCACGGTCTCGACGTTGTGCGCGAACACCTCGGGCTTGGAATCACAGATCGCCGCGATGTGCTCCGGCTTGCCGGAGAAATCCGGGATCAGCAACTCCACCCCGGTGCCCGGGTTCAGTTCGTGGATCTTCCGGACCGTTTCGGCGTACAACCACACACCCTCATCGGCCAGGTCATCACGGGCCACACCGGTGACGGTGGCGTAGCGCAACTGCATCGCCTGCACCGATCGGGCCACCTTGGTGGGTTCGAACATGTCCACAGGGGACGGCTTGCCGGTATCGATCTGGCAGAAATCACACCGCCGGGTGCACTCGGACCCGCCGATCAGGAACGTCGCTTCCTTGTCTTCCCAGCACTCAAAAATGTTCGGGCAGCCGGCCTCTTCACACACAGTGTGCAGGCCTTCCTTCTTCACCAGGTTCTTGAGCTGGACGAACTCAGGACCCATCTGGACCTTGGCCTTGATCCACTCGGGCTTGCGTTCAACCGGGACCGCCGAGTTACGCTGCTCAACGCGCAGCAACTTACGGCCTTCAGGTGCCAGGGTCACTGGAGTGCTCCTTCGTGGGTGGAAATGAGTGCTTCTTCATGCTTGCGGAATTCTTCCACGAAGCGGTCAACGATGTCGGCCGGGTTGATGGTCCGGCCGGCTTCCAGCGACATGGTGGTGACACTGGCGTCGGTAATTCCACAGGCAATGATCTGTGCGTAAGGCGCCAAGTCATTGCTGCAGTTGATGGCGACACCATGCATGGTGACGCCGTCCAGGACGCGGATACCGATAGCGGCAATTTTGCGGTCCGGACCTTTTTCATCGGCAAGCAG includes the following:
- the lipA gene encoding lipoyl synthase codes for the protein MTLAPEGRKLLRVEQRNSAVPVERKPEWIKAKVQMGPEFVQLKNLVKKEGLHTVCEEAGCPNIFECWEDKEATFLIGGSECTRRCDFCQIDTGKPSPVDMFEPTKVARSVQAMQLRYATVTGVARDDLADEGVWLYAETVRKIHELNPGTGVELLIPDFSGKPEHIAAICDSKPEVFAHNVETVPRIFKRIRPAFRYERSLDVITQGRDLGMVTKSNLILGMGETREEISEALRDLHAAGCDLITITQYLRPSERHLPVDRWVKPQEFVDLQHEAEEIGFLGVMSGPLVRSSYRAGRLWATAMRKKGRDIPAHLAHIAEGIQDSGTTRQEASTILAAHK